The following are encoded in a window of Candidatus Bathyarchaeota archaeon genomic DNA:
- a CDS encoding PIN domain-containing protein yields MKLPGRLIADTVLFISYLRGDDLSDRAEVVVDKALAKETLLLVSSEMYDDLVTAYRTGGYKLDEIRSILLDLQAIPHEVVPTTLDIAILAMGLYSKYGGSRRLHYFDAFHVATAAVMDEPLITSDKFILENSGNLGVKTIDLRDI; encoded by the coding sequence ATGAAGCTGCCGGGGAGGCTCATAGCCGATACTGTACTGTTCATCTCCTATCTGAGGGGCGACGACCTCTCGGATAGGGCTGAAGTGGTGGTGGACAAGGCCTTAGCCAAGGAGACCCTACTGCTAGTCTCCTCGGAGATGTACGATGACCTCGTAACTGCCTACCGTACGGGAGGGTATAAGCTCGACGAGATAAGGAGCATACTTCTCGACCTCCAGGCCATACCCCACGAGGTGGTGCCCACAACCCTGGATATAGCGATCCTCGCCATGGGCCTCTACTCAAAATATGGCGGTAGTAGGAGGCTCCACTACTTCGATGCCTTCCATGTGGCGACCGCAGCAGTCATGGATGAGCCGCTGATCACCAGCGACAAATTTATCCTCGAAAACTCCGGAAACCTGGGAGTAAAAACGATAGACCTGAGGGACATCTAG
- a CDS encoding nucleotidyltransferase family protein: MEELKPSLKEEFNVKSIGIFGSYIRGEEKRGSDLDILVEFEDSADLSLLDFIELENYLSAELGVRVDLVEKSTLKPRIGKRILEEVVNL; the protein is encoded by the coding sequence ATAGAAGAATTGAAGCCATCTTTAAAGGAAGAATTTAATGTTAAATCCATTGGCATCTTCGGCTCTTACATAAGGGGTGAGGAGAAGAGAGGAAGCGACCTTGATATTCTGGTTGAGTTTGAGGATTCAGCCGACCTAAGTCTTTTAGACTTTATTGAATTAGAGAATTATTTAAGTGCAGAGTTAGGGGTTAGGGTAGATCTGGTTGAGAAAAGCACCCTGAAACCAAGGATTGGGAAACGCATCTTAGAAGAAGTTGTAAACCTATGA